The Prosthecobacter dejongeii genome contains a region encoding:
- the hemA gene encoding glutamyl-tRNA reductase has protein sequence MTPPPATREHLVCLGLNYRTTPVEVRERVAFPEAKVPDAVQEIRQLPGFEESVVLSTCNRVELYATHTLDDARVAHEALVDYLVRRFELPQEQAEALVTYRLRSDDAARHLFRVVSGLDSMVLGETEIFGQVKQAYKVALETGSTGRALNKLFQQAFTVGKKVRNDTTIQRGSTSVGSVAVDLAEKVHDLKQCRVMLVGAGEMSRTCAQSLLSRGARSIIVSNRSYDRAVELATEMKGTAMKFDEWEHALHEVDVIISSTSAPHFVIKPELIQQVMRKRRWDPLLIIDIAVPRDVDPAVNEIEGVYLYDIDALQAIADEGRRERERQLSACERIIEDSLEKYGFVSPPTLSPQKPVAT, from the coding sequence ATGACCCCACCCCCTGCCACCCGCGAGCATCTGGTCTGCCTGGGCCTGAACTACCGCACCACTCCGGTGGAGGTGCGGGAGCGTGTGGCTTTCCCTGAGGCGAAGGTGCCGGATGCCGTGCAGGAGATCCGCCAACTGCCTGGCTTTGAAGAAAGCGTGGTTCTAAGCACCTGCAACCGGGTGGAGCTGTACGCCACCCACACGCTGGATGATGCCCGCGTGGCCCATGAGGCCCTGGTGGACTACCTGGTGCGCCGTTTTGAATTGCCTCAGGAACAGGCTGAGGCCCTGGTGACCTACCGCCTCCGGTCCGATGACGCTGCCCGCCACCTCTTCCGCGTGGTCAGCGGGCTGGACAGCATGGTGCTGGGCGAGACGGAGATCTTTGGCCAGGTGAAACAGGCCTACAAAGTGGCCCTGGAAACCGGCAGCACCGGCCGGGCCCTGAATAAACTTTTTCAGCAGGCTTTCACCGTGGGAAAAAAGGTGCGCAACGATACCACCATCCAGCGCGGCTCCACCAGCGTGGGCTCCGTGGCCGTGGACCTGGCGGAAAAGGTGCATGACCTGAAGCAGTGCCGCGTGATGCTCGTCGGCGCGGGCGAGATGAGCCGCACCTGCGCGCAGAGCCTGCTCTCACGAGGTGCGCGCAGCATCATCGTCTCCAACCGCAGCTATGACCGCGCTGTGGAACTGGCCACCGAGATGAAGGGCACTGCCATGAAATTCGACGAATGGGAACACGCCCTGCATGAGGTGGACGTCATCATCTCCAGCACCAGCGCGCCGCATTTTGTCATCAAGCCGGAGCTCATCCAGCAGGTCATGCGCAAACGCCGCTGGGACCCGCTGCTGATCATTGACATCGCCGTGCCGCGCGATGTGGACCCCGCCGTCAACGAGATCGAAGGTGTGTACCTTTACGACATTGATGCCCTGCAAGCCATCGCCGATGAAGGTCGCCGCGAACGCGAACGACAGCTCAGCGCCTGCGAGCGCATTATCGAGGATAGCCTGGAAAAATACGGCTTCGTTTCCCCGCCTACGCTCAGCCCACAGAAGCCTGTGGCGACTTGA
- the ccsA gene encoding cytochrome c biogenesis protein CcsA — protein MTPDRIALLLSTFAFLAAVVPALRALQTGDWRRGMAQKLTMALGFVFQTGAIYLRGQVVGQCPMKSVSDILVFIAWSVVLLYFLVGTTYRVSLLGMFTAPMVVAMHGLAFALPGAFPDYAAKPKIDALVELHAALALVAYAAFALACVTGVMYLLQERFLKRHLIGGLFYQLPPIQGLAKAIQRQVLLGLVLLSASLAITFKLDTPITNPKLVFAWGVWGLYAVMGFIAWRHALSPRQTAWLAAVGFVIPFISLWLVT, from the coding sequence ATGACTCCAGACCGGATCGCGCTCCTTCTTTCCACCTTCGCTTTTTTGGCGGCGGTGGTGCCTGCGTTGCGTGCGCTGCAGACCGGGGATTGGCGCCGGGGAATGGCCCAAAAGCTGACCATGGCCCTGGGGTTCGTCTTTCAAACGGGGGCCATCTACCTGCGCGGCCAGGTGGTGGGGCAGTGCCCGATGAAAAGTGTGTCCGACATCCTGGTCTTCATCGCCTGGAGTGTCGTCCTCCTCTATTTCCTGGTGGGCACCACTTACCGGGTATCCCTGCTGGGCATGTTCACCGCGCCCATGGTGGTGGCCATGCACGGGCTGGCCTTTGCCCTGCCGGGTGCGTTTCCAGACTATGCGGCGAAGCCGAAGATTGATGCCTTGGTGGAACTGCACGCGGCCCTGGCGCTCGTCGCCTACGCCGCCTTTGCCCTGGCCTGCGTCACCGGCGTGATGTACCTGCTGCAAGAGCGTTTCCTAAAGCGGCACCTCATCGGCGGTCTGTTTTATCAGTTGCCGCCCATCCAGGGGCTGGCGAAGGCCATCCAGCGCCAGGTGCTGCTGGGGCTGGTCTTGCTGAGCGCTAGCCTGGCCATCACCTTCAAGCTGGACACACCCATCACGAATCCGAAGCTCGTCTTCGCCTGGGGTGTCTGGGGCCTATACGCCGTCATGGGCTTCATCGCCTGGCGGCACGCGCTTTCCCCCCGGCAGACGGCTTGGCTAGCTGCGGTGGGGTTTGTCATCCCCTTCATCTCCCTCTGGCTCGTCACCTGA
- a CDS encoding aminotransferase-like domain-containing protein — MSTSAHAGSTAPPLYQEVAEKIAHLIEEGVLRPGERVSSLRRVSQQYGVSLTTAIQAFIWLEDRGLVEARPKSGFFVRAARPVLKEPLMARPPRAVREVTVGALQSRLFEAAMLPHILPLGGAVPSPELLPMVKLNRVLASVARRSGKRGVSYDMPPGTELLRREVAKRVLEAGTMVLPQEIITTCGATEGLMLCLRAVTVPGSVVAVESPTYFGVLHALEELKLKAIEIPTHPRDGMDLDALERALRTHPVAACLAVPTFSNPLGALMPDAHKERLVSMLAKREIPLIEDDVFGELHHGPQRPRLAKGYDEKGLVMLCSSFSKSLAPGYRVGWVAPGRFYERVKTLKLTSTLATATLPELAIAEFLATGGYDHYLRGVRSIYAANLRRVGQAVAAAFPDGTRVTKPQGGFVLWVEMPIGVDALRLQDEALAREINIAPGPMFSPNQGYRHCIRLSCGVPWSPRLQEALGVLGTLAKRQLG, encoded by the coding sequence ATGTCCACCTCCGCACATGCTGGCTCTACGGCACCCCCTCTTTATCAGGAGGTGGCGGAAAAGATCGCGCACCTCATTGAAGAGGGTGTACTGCGGCCGGGGGAGCGCGTCTCCTCCCTACGGCGGGTGAGCCAGCAGTATGGGGTGAGCCTCACCACCGCCATCCAGGCCTTCATCTGGCTGGAGGATCGCGGGCTGGTGGAGGCGCGGCCGAAATCAGGCTTCTTTGTGCGGGCCGCCCGCCCTGTTCTAAAAGAGCCGCTGATGGCCCGCCCACCACGCGCGGTGCGGGAGGTCACCGTGGGGGCGCTCCAGTCTCGCCTGTTTGAGGCCGCCATGCTACCGCACATCCTGCCTCTGGGAGGGGCGGTGCCCAGCCCGGAGCTGCTGCCCATGGTGAAGCTGAACCGGGTGCTGGCCAGCGTGGCGCGGAGATCTGGCAAACGGGGAGTGTCTTATGACATGCCGCCCGGCACTGAGCTCTTGCGGCGTGAGGTGGCCAAGCGAGTTTTGGAGGCGGGCACGATGGTGCTGCCGCAGGAGATCATCACCACCTGCGGGGCGACAGAGGGGCTCATGCTGTGCCTGCGCGCCGTCACCGTGCCGGGCAGTGTGGTGGCCGTGGAGTCACCCACCTACTTTGGCGTCCTTCATGCGCTGGAGGAGCTGAAGCTCAAAGCCATCGAGATCCCCACTCACCCGCGCGATGGCATGGACCTGGACGCTCTGGAGCGTGCCCTGCGCACTCATCCCGTGGCAGCCTGCCTAGCCGTCCCCACGTTCAGCAATCCCCTCGGCGCACTGATGCCGGATGCCCATAAAGAACGCCTGGTAAGCATGCTGGCCAAGCGGGAGATCCCCCTCATTGAGGATGACGTGTTTGGTGAGCTGCACCACGGCCCGCAGCGGCCCCGGCTGGCGAAGGGCTACGATGAAAAAGGGCTGGTGATGCTGTGCAGCTCTTTTTCCAAATCTCTGGCCCCAGGCTATCGCGTCGGTTGGGTGGCCCCAGGACGGTTTTATGAACGGGTGAAAACACTGAAGCTTACCAGCACGCTGGCCACGGCCACCCTGCCAGAGCTAGCCATCGCCGAATTCCTCGCCACCGGCGGCTATGACCACTACCTGCGCGGTGTGCGGTCCATCTATGCCGCGAATCTGCGGCGCGTGGGGCAGGCCGTGGCCGCTGCATTTCCCGACGGCACGCGGGTGACGAAGCCCCAGGGCGGCTTCGTCCTGTGGGTGGAAATGCCCATCGGGGTGGATGCCCTGCGGCTGCAGGATGAGGCGCTCGCTCGCGAGATCAACATCGCCCCCGGCCCCATGTTTTCGCCTAACCAGGGGTATCGCCACTGCATCCGCCTTTCCTGTGGCGTGCCCTGGAGTCCCCGTTTGCAAGAGGCTCTCGGTGTCTTGGGAACGTTGGCAAAACGGCAGTTGGGGTGA
- a CDS encoding L,D-transpeptidase family protein: MKKLFSSLVSTLVLALVLPARAVIPDALPAAPEPVEDILRLQIFLDTQLFGPGKVDGRPGDITTQALKLYQRTQGLPETEVAAHTLDLSSVPEVYTTYTIRPEDLKYVGDLPSQPSAQSKKKYLPYDSLLEFLTERFHCSPELIEFINRPMKMAALKPGDVVKVPSVQPFLIEELTQIAKLPEVPEFLTRVIKIDTREKRLRLYEGEKLLATLPITPGSGHLATPPGTWRILGIAQMPTFRWDKSVLEYGVRSSSYYQLPLGPNNPVGVMWIGLNKPGIGIHGTNQPQTIGRSASHGCMRTANWDVVRLVKMITQGMTVIIEGPAPVPRPPVYAKAVKAEEVRPAEAAPPPPEPRRGLKLFFWKK; this comes from the coding sequence ATGAAAAAGCTGTTTTCTTCTTTGGTTTCCACGCTGGTCCTGGCGCTCGTTTTGCCTGCCAGGGCGGTGATTCCAGATGCACTGCCAGCGGCGCCGGAGCCGGTGGAGGATATTTTGCGCCTGCAGATCTTCCTGGATACGCAGCTTTTCGGTCCGGGGAAGGTGGATGGGCGGCCGGGGGACATCACCACACAGGCGCTGAAGCTTTACCAGCGCACGCAGGGCCTGCCAGAGACGGAGGTGGCGGCGCACACGCTGGATCTCAGCAGCGTGCCGGAGGTGTACACCACCTACACCATCCGCCCGGAGGACCTGAAATACGTGGGAGATCTGCCCAGCCAGCCCTCCGCCCAGAGCAAGAAGAAGTACCTGCCGTATGATTCGCTGCTGGAGTTTTTGACGGAGCGCTTTCACTGCTCGCCTGAGTTGATTGAGTTCATCAATCGGCCCATGAAGATGGCGGCCCTGAAGCCGGGGGATGTGGTGAAGGTGCCCAGCGTGCAGCCTTTCCTCATCGAGGAACTGACGCAGATCGCCAAGCTGCCGGAGGTGCCGGAATTTCTCACGCGGGTGATCAAGATCGACACGCGGGAAAAGCGCCTGCGCCTCTATGAAGGGGAAAAGCTGCTGGCCACGCTGCCGATCACGCCGGGCAGTGGCCACTTGGCGACACCGCCGGGGACGTGGCGCATTTTAGGCATCGCGCAGATGCCGACCTTCCGCTGGGATAAAAGTGTGCTAGAGTATGGGGTGCGCAGCAGCAGCTACTACCAGCTCCCCTTGGGGCCAAACAATCCGGTGGGGGTGATGTGGATCGGCCTGAACAAGCCGGGCATCGGCATCCATGGGACGAATCAGCCGCAGACGATCGGTCGCAGCGCCAGCCACGGCTGCATGCGTACGGCGAACTGGGATGTGGTGCGCCTGGTGAAAATGATCACGCAGGGCATGACGGTCATCATTGAGGGCCCAGCACCCGTGCCGCGCCCGCCCGTGTATGCCAAGGCGGTGAAGGCGGAGGAAGTGCGACCTGCCGAGGCCGCTCCGCCACCACCCGAACCGAGGCGTGGACTGAAGCTGTTTTTCTGGAAAAAGTGA